In Ipomoea triloba cultivar NCNSP0323 chromosome 7, ASM357664v1, a single genomic region encodes these proteins:
- the LOC116025663 gene encoding 14-3-3-like protein 16R has translation MVDFKEKVVTVAGSVEELTVEECNLLSVAYKNVIGARRASWHIISSIEQKEEIRGNEDHVASIKEYRSKIEAELTSICKGILNLLDSTLIDSASSSDSKIFYLKMKGDYHRYLAEFKTGADRKEAAENTLSAYKAAQDIVVAELAPTHPIRLGLALNFSVFYYEILNSPDRACNLAKQAFDEAIVELDTLGEESYKDSTLIMQLLRVNLTLLTTNSEPSNSKQQPPPPQCIC, from the exons ATGGTGGATTTCAAGGAGAAGGTGGTGACGGTGGCGGGCAGCGTGGAGGAGCTCACAGTGGAGGAGTGTAACCTGCTCTCCGTCGCGTACAAGAACGTGATCGGCGCTCGGCGCGCCTCGTGGCACATCATCTCCTCCATTGAGCAGAAGGAGGAGATCCGTGGCAACGAGGACCATGTGGCATCAATCAAGGAGTACAGATCTAAGATCGAAGCAGAACTGACATCGATCTGCAAAGGCATCCTCAATCTCCTCGATTCTACTCTCATCGACTCCGCTTCTTCCAGCGACTCTAAGATCTTCTATTTGAAAATGAAGGGAGATTATCACCGCTACTTGGCTGAGTTCAAAACCGGAGCCGATAGGAAAGAGGCTGCGGAGAACACTCTCTCCGCTTACAAAGCGGCTCAG GACATTGTCGTTGCAGAACTAGCTCCCACGCATCCAATCAGACTTGGCTTGGCTCTCAACTTCTCTGTATTCTACTACGAGATCTTAAATTCTCCTGATCGCGCTTGTAATCTGGCCAAACAG GCCTTTGATGAAGCCATTGTCGAGCTTGATACTCTTGGAGAGGAGTCCTATAAGGATAGCACTCTCATTATGCAGCTCCTTCGTGTTAATCTCACTCTGCTAACAACAAACTCCGAGCCGAGTAACAGCAAACAGCAACCTCCACCACCACAGTGCATTTGCTAA
- the LOC116024354 gene encoding uncharacterized protein LOC116024354 — protein sequence MKRVTDPLDDRVKAQIVGHRAQVAEDDDLSSSSFSEIVFDFPEHDAGDYSGSERDLPPCNSDGELEGEVETINCGGDKDSFRNVLASRVSEAVELLSSCLNSSNTPEILRRHVTAYLRDFGYNAGVCKTKWERSEGITAGDHEFIDVLRSDSQNRITRYIVDLEFSSEFEIARPTTHFEGLILSLPKVFVGKSEELKKIVKVMSKAAKRSFKSRGLHLPPWRKQRFMENKWFGSYRRNTNFRPASTTSMELLPPLEQALAVKCRSVGFDAAVNRRLLFPVVTRTR from the coding sequence ATGAAGCGAGTCACTGACCCGCTCGACGATCGGGTCAAGGCTCAGATCGTCGGCCACAGAGCTCAGGTAGCAGAAGATGATGATCTTTCTTCGTCAAGCTTTTCTGAAATTGTTTTCGACTTCCCGGAGCACGATGCCGGAGATTATTCCGGCTCCGAGCGCGACCTGCCGCCGTGCAACTCCGACGGCGAGCTTGAGGGTGAAGTTGAGACGATAAATTGCGGCGGCGACAAGGACTCGTTCCGGAATGTTCTCGCGTCTCGCGTTTCGGAGGCCGTGGAATTGCTATCGTCGTGTTTGAATTCGAGTAATACGCCGGAGATTCTCCGGCGCCACGTCACGGCTTATCTTAGGGATTTCGGCTACAATGCGGGCGTTTGCAAGACCAAATGGGAGAGAAGCGAGGGGATCACCGCCGGAGACCACGAGTTTATAGACGTTCTCCGATCCGACTCCCAAAACAGGATCACACGATACATCGTCGATCTGGAATTCTCCTCGGAGTTCGAGATCGCTCGGCCGACGACTCATTTTGAAGGATTAATACTGTCGTTGCCGAAAGTTTTTGTAGGGAAGAGCGAAGAGCTGAAGAAGATCGTGAAAGTGATGAGCAAAGCGGCGAAACGATCTTTTAAGAGCAGAGGGCTACACCTTCCGCCCTGGAGAAAACAGCGTTTCATGGAGAACAAGTGGTTTGGTTCCTATAGACGGAACACAAATTTCCGGCCGGCATCTACCACCTCCATGGAATTGCTGCCGCCTTTAGAGCAAGCTTTAGCCGTCAAGTGCCGGTCCGTTGGCTTCGACGCTGCGGTCAACCGCCGATTACTGTTTCCCGTCGTAACCCGAACAAGATGA
- the LOC116024569 gene encoding U-box domain-containing protein 9-like has product MTKTAAVDGGDPAAELKKELQKVVKVIVSEDGINVGAIDRAQQALCSLRDLNAKQQRSSFAVPDEFRCPLSKELMKDPVVVATGQTYDRSFIQKWLKSGNRTCPRTQQVLSHTILTPNQLIRDMISQWCKINGIQLPDPVHNLDEEGLTEADRHHFLSLLEKMSSTLSEQRDAARELRMLTKSVPSFRALFGESENAIAQLMYPLSTSKSESEVQPQLQEDIITTLLNLSIHDSNKKLVAETPMVIPLLMDALRSGTVGTRGNAAAALFTLSALDSNKALIGKSGALKPLISLLEEGHPLAMKDAASAIFNLCFLHENKIRAVRDGAVSVILEKIANKVHVDELLAILAMLSNNQKAVEEMGELGAVPCLLNLIRETSCARNKENCIAVLYTICFSDRTKCKEIREEENKYRTISQLAQTGTSRAKRKASSILDRLNRAFNITHTA; this is encoded by the exons ATGACGAAAACTGCGGCGGTGGATGGCGGTGATCCGGCGGCGGAGTTGAAGAAAGAGCTGCAGAAGGTGGTGAAGGTGATAGTCAGTGAGGATGGCATCAATGTGGGGGCCATTGATAGGGCCCAACAGGCGCTGTGCTCGTTGAGGGACCTGAACGCGAAGCAGCAACGATCATCGTTCGCTGTACCGGATGAATTTCGGTGCCCGCTTTCCAAAGAACTCATGAAGGATCCTGTTGTTGTTGCCACTGGTCAG ACATATGATAGATCATTCATTCAGAAGTGGTTAAAATCTGGGAACAGAACATGCCCTCGAACCCAACAAGTGCTCTCACATACTATTCTGACACCTAATCAGCTGATTCGGGATATGATATCTCAGTGGTGCAAGATCAATGGGATCCAGTTGCCGGACCCCGTGCACAACTTAGATGAGGAGGGACTTACTGAAGCTGATCGCCaccattttctttctttgcttGAGAAAATGTCTTCGACATTGTCTGAGCAAAGAGATGCTGCTAGAGAATTGCGCATGTTGACTAAAAGTGTGCCTTCTTTCAGGGCATTATTTGGGGAATCTGAGAATGCCATAGCCCAACTGATGTACCCCCTGTCTACAAGCAAGTCTGAAAGTGAAGTACAACCTCAACTCCAAGAAGATATAATCACTACACTTTTGAATCTCTCCATCCACGATAGCAACAAGAAGCTTGTTGCAGAAACCCCAATGGTTATTCCTCTTCTTATGGATGCATTAAGATCTGGGACAGTTGGAACAAGGGGCAATGCAGCTGCTGCCCTTTTCACACTGTCAGCCCTGGATTCCAATAAAGCACTTATTGGGAAATCAGGTGCCCTGAAACCACTTATTAGCCTCTTAGAAGAAGGGCATCCTTTGGCAATGAAAGATGCTGCTTCGGCTATTTTTAATCTATGCTTTCTTCATGAAAATAAGATTAGAGCAGTTAGAGATGGTGCAGTGAGTGTTATCCTCGAAAAGATTGCAAATAAAGTGCATGTTGATGAATTGCTTGCCATCCTTGCTATGCTCTCTAATAACCAGAAAGCAGTTGAGGAAATGGGAGAGCTTGGGGCTGTTCCATGCTTGCTTAACTTAATCAGGGAGACCTCATGTGCTCGCAATAAGGAGAATTGCATAGCTGTCCTGTACACAATATGTTTTAGTGACCGTACAAAGTGCAAGGAGATTAGGGAAGAGGAAAATAAATACAGAACAATCTCTCAACTTGCTCAAACTGGTACTTCAAGAGCCAAGAGGAAGGCAAGCAGCATTCTTGACAGACTGAATAGAGCTTTCAACATCACTCATACTGCATGA